A section of the Brevundimonas sp. AJA228-03 genome encodes:
- a CDS encoding cytochrome c family protein, with amino-acid sequence MNKIFGAGLGTALAILMVQQVSQAVYTTKAPEKPGYAVNAPEETETGAAEDVELPPDWGTLLPTADLAAGEAAFARCQGCHNVAQGGANGTGPNLWGVVGRPVASHAGFAYSDAMKGHISVDATWSLDALDHFITAPAKYVPGTKMSFAGLRDTAARVNLIAYMRSQGSPGYAIPAPDPTRQPGAAPAEGAAPVDGGAPADAAAAPAADGTAPAAEAAPAA; translated from the coding sequence TTGAACAAGATTTTCGGTGCGGGCCTGGGGACGGCGCTCGCCATCCTGATGGTCCAGCAGGTCTCGCAGGCGGTCTACACGACCAAGGCCCCCGAGAAGCCCGGCTATGCCGTCAATGCGCCGGAAGAGACCGAGACCGGTGCAGCCGAGGACGTCGAGTTGCCACCCGATTGGGGCACCCTGCTGCCGACCGCAGACCTGGCTGCCGGAGAGGCTGCTTTCGCGCGCTGCCAGGGCTGTCACAACGTGGCTCAGGGCGGTGCGAACGGCACGGGTCCGAACCTGTGGGGGGTCGTGGGCCGGCCCGTCGCCAGCCATGCGGGCTTCGCCTATTCCGACGCGATGAAGGGCCACATTTCAGTGGACGCGACCTGGTCGCTGGATGCTCTCGATCACTTCATCACGGCACCGGCCAAATATGTGCCTGGCACCAAGATGTCCTTCGCCGGCCTGCGTGATACCGCCGCCCGCGTGAACCTGATCGCCTATATGCGCAGCCAGGGGTCGCCCGGCTATGCCATTCCGGCCCCCGACCCGACCCGTCAGCCGGGTGCGGCACCGGCGGAGGGCGCCGCGCCCGTCGACGGCGGCGCTCCGGCGGACGCAGCGGCGGCTCCGGCCGCTGATGGAACCGCGCCCGCTGCAGAGGCCGCACCGGCCGCCTGA
- a CDS encoding CpaF family protein produces MFGKRTGQPGSAEAAPRPAPATVPAPAPAPSFDAGTPPQPTQGHQTQAFAYPAESAAPAGGFAHSSGRPVDAPSSPAADRLDALAQRPKAASAPPQNSGPGPKATPGLEQLKKAQAVTEIVREQSDYYHATKTTIFNALMNTIDLAQLAQLDTKAASEEIRDIVAELVAIKNVSMSVAEQEHLVQDILNDVLGYGPLEPLLGRDDIADIMVNGAGRVFIEVNGKVELTNVRFRDNTQLMNICQRIVSQVGRRVDESSPICDARLPDGSRVNVIAPPLAIDGATLTIRKFKKDKLTMKNLVEYASISPEGARVLGVIGACRCNIVISGGTGSGKTTLLNTLTAFIDPTERVITCEDAAELQLQQPHVVRLETRPPNLEGQGTITMRDLVKNCLRMRPERIIVGEVRGPEAFDLLQAMNTGHDGSMGTLHANSPREAISRMESMITMGGYGLPSRTIREMIVGSVDVIIQASRLRDGSRRITHITEVVGLEGDVIVTQDLFVYDITGEDENGKVVGRHRSTGIARPRFWDRARYYGLERELAEALDAAE; encoded by the coding sequence GTGTTCGGCAAGCGCACAGGACAACCCGGCAGCGCGGAGGCGGCCCCGCGCCCGGCACCGGCCACCGTACCCGCGCCTGCGCCTGCGCCGTCCTTTGACGCCGGCACACCGCCGCAGCCCACCCAGGGGCATCAGACACAGGCTTTCGCCTATCCCGCCGAGAGCGCAGCCCCCGCCGGCGGCTTTGCTCACAGCAGCGGGCGGCCGGTCGATGCCCCGAGCTCGCCCGCCGCAGACCGGCTGGATGCGCTGGCCCAGCGCCCCAAGGCCGCCTCTGCGCCGCCACAGAACTCCGGACCCGGCCCCAAGGCCACCCCCGGCCTCGAGCAGCTCAAGAAGGCCCAGGCGGTCACAGAGATCGTCCGTGAACAGAGCGACTACTATCACGCTACGAAGACGACGATCTTCAATGCGCTGATGAACACCATCGACCTGGCCCAGCTGGCGCAGCTGGACACCAAGGCGGCGTCGGAAGAGATCCGCGACATCGTGGCCGAACTGGTGGCGATCAAGAACGTCTCCATGTCGGTGGCCGAGCAGGAGCACCTGGTTCAGGACATCCTCAACGACGTCCTCGGCTACGGCCCGCTTGAGCCCCTGCTGGGCCGCGACGACATCGCCGACATCATGGTCAACGGCGCGGGCCGGGTCTTCATCGAGGTGAACGGCAAGGTCGAGCTGACCAACGTCCGCTTCCGCGACAACACCCAGCTGATGAACATCTGCCAGCGGATCGTCAGCCAGGTCGGCCGCCGCGTGGACGAAAGCTCCCCGATCTGCGACGCCCGCCTGCCCGACGGCAGCCGCGTCAACGTCATCGCCCCGCCCCTGGCCATCGACGGCGCGACCCTGACGATCCGGAAGTTCAAGAAAGACAAGCTGACGATGAAGAACCTGGTGGAGTACGCCTCCATCAGCCCGGAAGGGGCCCGCGTCCTCGGCGTCATCGGCGCCTGCCGCTGCAACATCGTCATCTCTGGGGGCACCGGCTCTGGCAAGACGACCCTGCTGAACACCCTGACCGCCTTCATCGACCCGACCGAGCGCGTCATCACCTGCGAGGATGCGGCCGAACTGCAGCTGCAGCAGCCGCATGTCGTCCGCCTGGAAACCCGGCCGCCCAACCTGGAGGGCCAGGGCACGATCACCATGCGTGACCTGGTGAAGAACTGCCTGCGGATGCGCCCGGAACGGATCATCGTCGGCGAAGTCCGTGGACCGGAAGCCTTCGATCTGCTTCAGGCCATGAACACCGGCCATGACGGCTCGATGGGGACCCTGCACGCCAACAGCCCGCGCGAAGCCATCAGCCGGATGGAATCGATGATCACCATGGGGGGTTACGGCCTGCCCTCCCGGACAATCCGCGAGATGATCGTCGGCTCGGTCGATGTGATCATCCAGGCCTCCCGTCTGCGCGACGGGTCGCGCCGGATCACCCACATCACCGAGGTGGTGGGTCTGGAAGGCGACGTGATCGTGACCCAGGACCTGTTCGTCTACGACATCACCGGCGAGGACGAGAACGGCAAGGTCGTCGGTCGTCATCGCTCGACCGGCATAGCCCGCCCCCGCTTCTGGGACCGCGCCCGCTACTATGGGCTGGAGCGCGAGCTGGCCGAGGCCCTGGACGCGGCGGAGTAG
- a CDS encoding NlpC/P60 family protein, with product MTDPVFPFDPATTLARSDLAALALEGRVRAEAYRATEPMRCIQAVADIQAEASSASGRIDQLLFGEMFDALERRGGRVWGQARRDGTVGWMDAGALDPARALPTHRIAAIDADLPLNALVRSGDGSQEGAVTIGAFDTDPVAVAERLLGVPHSPGARTSMSTDCSGLVQQALLACGLAGPRRAHEQAGLGRGVSRSEARRGDIVVWLDPQPGQSWTGHSAFMLDGARVLHATGHHGAVVIEAFDDADARCLGDGFQPAVFRRLNP from the coding sequence TTGACCGACCCCGTTTTTCCCTTCGATCCGGCGACGACGCTGGCCCGGTCCGATCTGGCTGCGCTGGCGCTGGAAGGCCGCGTCCGGGCCGAGGCCTATCGCGCGACCGAGCCGATGCGCTGCATTCAGGCCGTCGCCGATATCCAGGCCGAGGCCTCATCCGCATCCGGGCGGATCGACCAGCTGCTGTTCGGCGAGATGTTCGATGCCCTGGAGCGCCGGGGCGGACGTGTCTGGGGTCAGGCGCGCAGGGACGGGACCGTCGGCTGGATGGATGCCGGGGCCCTCGACCCGGCCCGTGCCCTTCCGACCCACCGGATCGCCGCCATCGATGCCGACCTGCCGCTGAATGCCCTGGTGCGGAGCGGCGACGGTTCACAAGAAGGCGCGGTTACGATCGGTGCGTTCGATACGGACCCGGTCGCGGTCGCAGAACGGCTCCTCGGCGTGCCCCACAGCCCGGGGGCCCGTACGTCGATGTCGACCGACTGTTCGGGGCTGGTACAACAGGCCCTGCTCGCCTGCGGCCTGGCGGGACCCCGCCGTGCGCACGAACAGGCCGGGCTTGGCCGTGGCGTATCGCGGAGCGAGGCCCGGCGCGGCGATATCGTCGTATGGCTGGACCCGCAGCCGGGACAGAGCTGGACCGGGCACTCCGCCTTCATGCTGGACGGTGCCCGGGTGCTGCACGCGACCGGTCACCATGGCGCGGTGGTGATCGAGGCTTTCGATGACGCCGATGCCCGCTGTCTCGGCGATGGCTTCCAGCCTGCCGTCTTCCGTCGCCTGAACCCCTGA
- the nudC gene encoding NAD(+) diphosphatase, with protein sequence MVLPVLNTFAGNPLDRAGDQRNSSDWLSEQAASPEALACVFWDGQPLLEDHADGPRLTWLALSHARDMIRDGDRELFLGLWKGSPCFAIEFGGAADPATGPVQGLGRFSGMREAAAVLSGTDAAIAGGAKSLFDWRRRHGFCANCGHETRTACGGWKRICPACTAEHFPRVDPVTIMLPVFGDRCLLGRQAAWPTGRMSALAGFLEPGETIEEACAREIREEAGLTVTAVRYHSSQPWPFPSQLMIGLIADVSHDDATPDQTELEEVRWFTRDEARAVLAGAHEVKAPPRFAIARTLLEHWVEGEQGLGIRD encoded by the coding sequence ATGGTCCTCCCCGTCCTGAACACCTTCGCCGGCAATCCGCTGGATCGCGCCGGCGACCAGAGGAACAGTTCCGACTGGCTGTCCGAACAGGCGGCGAGCCCCGAGGCCCTGGCCTGCGTCTTCTGGGACGGACAGCCGCTGCTGGAGGATCATGCCGACGGTCCGCGCCTGACCTGGCTGGCCCTGAGCCATGCCCGCGACATGATCCGCGACGGGGATCGCGAGCTGTTCCTGGGCCTGTGGAAGGGATCGCCGTGTTTCGCGATCGAGTTCGGCGGCGCGGCCGATCCGGCGACGGGGCCGGTCCAGGGCCTGGGCCGCTTCTCCGGGATGCGCGAGGCGGCGGCGGTTCTGTCGGGAACGGACGCCGCCATCGCGGGCGGGGCCAAGTCGCTGTTCGACTGGCGGCGGAGGCATGGTTTCTGCGCCAACTGCGGGCATGAGACACGGACGGCCTGCGGGGGCTGGAAGCGCATCTGCCCGGCCTGCACCGCCGAGCATTTCCCCCGCGTCGATCCGGTCACCATCATGCTGCCGGTGTTCGGTGATCGCTGCCTGCTGGGTCGCCAGGCGGCCTGGCCCACGGGGCGGATGTCGGCCCTGGCGGGCTTCCTCGAACCCGGCGAGACGATCGAGGAGGCCTGCGCGCGCGAGATCAGGGAGGAGGCGGGCCTGACGGTCACCGCCGTCCGCTATCACTCCAGCCAGCCGTGGCCGTTTCCGTCGCAGCTGATGATCGGCCTGATCGCGGACGTCAGCCACGACGACGCCACGCCGGACCAGACCGAGCTGGAAGAGGTGCGGTGGTTCACGCGGGATGAGGCGCGGGCGGTTCTGGCGGGCGCGCACGAGGTGAAGGCGCCACCCAGGTTCGCGATTGCCCGGACGCTTCTGGAGCACTGGGTGGAGGGGGAACAGGGATTAGGGATTAGGGATTAG
- a CDS encoding type II secretion system F family protein yields the protein MLAILAAFLAFVTIGGLGWVFVGGDDSSAKAVKRAEGFTSVGNRIARDKAAKAEANTPEARRKGIELQLKEAERKERKARMTMKAKLKHAGMTMSIRTFWIIGGCLGVVAFLVPLALGLNVLVALGIAVVAGLGLPRWVVGFIGKRRLKKFSMEFANAVDIIVRGIQSGLPVQDCFRIISRESPSPVGPEFKTLVEGLAVGLTLGQALDKMYERIPTPELRFFSIVIAIQQKTGGNLGEALSNLSTVLRARRMMGEKIKAMSSEATASAGIIGSMPPVVMTLVGLTTPSYMALMFTDPRGQVMLLGASLWMGMGILMMKKMISFKI from the coding sequence ATGCTTGCGATCCTCGCGGCGTTTCTCGCCTTCGTCACCATCGGCGGACTGGGGTGGGTCTTTGTCGGCGGAGACGATTCCAGTGCAAAGGCCGTGAAGCGCGCCGAGGGATTCACCTCCGTCGGCAACCGCATCGCCCGCGACAAGGCAGCGAAGGCGGAGGCCAATACGCCGGAAGCCCGACGCAAGGGCATCGAGCTTCAGCTCAAGGAGGCCGAGCGCAAGGAGCGCAAGGCGCGCATGACGATGAAGGCGAAGCTGAAGCACGCCGGCATGACCATGAGCATCCGGACCTTCTGGATCATCGGCGGCTGTCTGGGCGTCGTGGCCTTCCTGGTCCCCCTGGCCCTCGGCCTGAACGTCCTTGTCGCCCTCGGCATCGCCGTTGTCGCGGGCCTGGGTCTTCCGCGTTGGGTCGTTGGCTTCATCGGCAAGCGCCGACTGAAGAAGTTCTCCATGGAATTCGCCAACGCCGTGGACATCATCGTGCGCGGCATCCAGTCAGGCCTGCCTGTTCAGGACTGCTTCAGGATCATCTCGCGCGAGAGCCCGTCGCCCGTGGGGCCGGAGTTCAAGACCCTGGTCGAGGGTTTGGCGGTCGGCCTGACCCTGGGTCAGGCGCTGGACAAGATGTACGAGCGCATTCCCACACCGGAGCTGCGATTCTTCTCGATCGTCATCGCCATCCAGCAGAAGACCGGCGGCAACCTGGGCGAGGCGCTTTCCAATCTGTCCACCGTATTGCGCGCGCGCCGGATGATGGGCGAAAAGATCAAGGCCATGTCGTCCGAGGCGACCGCATCGGCCGGCATCATCGGTTCCATGCCCCCGGTGGTCATGACCCTCGTCGGTCTGACGACGCCCTCCTACATGGCGCTGATGTTCACCGATCCCCGCGGCCAGGTGATGCTGCTGGGTGCATCCCTGTGGATGGGGATGGGCATACTGATGATGAAGAAAATGATCTCGTTCAAGATCTAG
- a CDS encoding 3-deoxy-manno-octulosonate cytidylyltransferase, producing MTPLILIPTRMAATRLPGKPLKDIGGKAMIVRAWEKAMESGLPVAVAAGDPEIVAAIAAVGGRAVLTDPELPSGSDRVLAALEALDPDGEYDAIINLQGDMPFADPGIAMACAALLHGEPSCDIATLVAAESDPSDRTNVDVVKAVLAIEEGHRHGRALYFTRSTLYGDAPVWRHIGVYGYRREALKRFCAAPPSPLETREKLEQLRALEMGLSIWATVIGEAPISVDNPADLEAARRLVIGDQGLGIRD from the coding sequence ATGACGCCTCTGATCCTCATTCCGACCCGGATGGCCGCCACGCGTCTGCCGGGCAAGCCCCTCAAGGATATCGGCGGCAAGGCGATGATCGTGCGGGCGTGGGAGAAGGCGATGGAGTCCGGCCTGCCCGTCGCCGTGGCCGCGGGCGACCCGGAGATCGTCGCCGCGATCGCGGCCGTCGGCGGTCGCGCGGTCCTGACCGATCCTGAACTGCCCAGCGGTTCGGACCGGGTGCTGGCGGCGCTGGAGGCGCTGGATCCGGACGGCGAATATGACGCGATCATCAACCTGCAGGGCGACATGCCCTTCGCCGATCCGGGGATCGCCATGGCCTGCGCGGCCCTGCTGCACGGCGAGCCGTCGTGTGACATCGCGACCCTGGTTGCCGCCGAAAGCGATCCGTCGGACCGGACCAATGTCGATGTGGTCAAGGCAGTGCTGGCCATTGAAGAGGGTCACCGCCACGGCCGTGCGCTCTATTTCACCCGCTCCACCCTGTACGGCGATGCGCCCGTCTGGCGCCACATCGGCGTCTATGGCTATCGCCGCGAGGCGCTGAAGCGGTTCTGCGCCGCCCCGCCCTCGCCGCTGGAGACACGCGAGAAGCTGGAACAGCTCCGGGCGCTGGAGATGGGGCTGTCGATCTGGGCCACCGTGATCGGGGAGGCACCGATCTCGGTCGACAATCCGGCGGATCTGGAGGCGGCGAGGCGGTTGGTTATCGGGGATCAGGGATTGGGGATTAGGGATTAG
- a CDS encoding four helix bundle protein yields the protein MASSHRDLVVWQKGVDLACDIYRLTRLMPREEAYRISGQIIRASSSIPANLAEGNGRATRRDYAHFVSIARGSAAELETFLIIIGRLELAPKEQVSELLVRTEEIGRMLTALRSRLATTTKAPPDT from the coding sequence ATGGCGTCGTCGCACAGGGATCTCGTGGTCTGGCAGAAGGGCGTAGATCTCGCGTGCGATATCTACCGGCTGACCCGCCTTATGCCGAGGGAGGAGGCCTACAGGATTTCAGGTCAGATTATCCGGGCATCGAGTTCCATCCCGGCCAATCTTGCAGAGGGAAACGGTCGGGCCACGCGACGAGACTATGCTCATTTCGTCAGCATCGCGCGAGGGTCGGCGGCCGAGTTGGAAACATTCCTGATCATCATCGGAAGGCTTGAGCTCGCGCCGAAAGAGCAGGTGAGCGAACTGTTGGTGAGAACGGAAGAGATCGGCCGAATGCTCACCGCACTTCGATCAAGGCTGGCCACCACCACCAAGGCACCACCCGATACCTAA
- a CDS encoding type II secretion system F family protein has translation MEEFIRAFVDPRTLISIIVGVLVFATILTLLGSQGGGVDLDKRMQAVSARRDELKRRSRQAIVSGQSTLRHTDDGFKKRVVDQLKLAKLLEDPKVAEQMIQAGLRGPRPLTTFYFFRLATPFVFMFAAILYVFVMNDFGLTVTVRLGIVMFAAVAGFYAPNIFLKNRIAKRQQSIMQAFPDALDLLLICVESGMSIEAAIMKVSQEIGTTSVDLAEELALLSAELSFLPERRMAYEGLAKRTNHPGVRSVSTAMIQAEQYGTPLGMALRTMAKENRDLRMSAAEKKAAALPAQLTVPMIIFFLPVLFVVILGPAIINIQDTMKAGGEAASATAEAID, from the coding sequence ATGGAAGAGTTCATTCGCGCGTTCGTAGATCCCCGGACGCTGATCAGCATCATCGTCGGCGTGCTGGTATTCGCCACCATTCTGACCCTGCTCGGCTCGCAGGGCGGCGGCGTCGATCTGGACAAACGGATGCAGGCGGTCTCGGCGCGGCGGGACGAGCTGAAGCGGCGCTCGCGCCAGGCCATCGTCAGCGGCCAGAGCACCCTGCGGCACACCGACGACGGCTTCAAGAAGCGGGTCGTCGACCAGCTCAAACTGGCCAAGCTGCTGGAAGACCCCAAGGTCGCCGAGCAGATGATCCAGGCCGGACTTCGCGGACCGCGGCCCCTGACGACCTTCTACTTCTTCCGCCTGGCCACCCCGTTCGTCTTCATGTTCGCGGCCATTCTCTATGTCTTCGTGATGAACGATTTCGGCCTGACGGTTACTGTCCGGCTGGGCATCGTCATGTTCGCGGCAGTGGCCGGCTTCTACGCCCCCAACATCTTCCTGAAGAACCGCATCGCCAAGCGCCAGCAGTCGATCATGCAGGCCTTTCCCGATGCGCTCGACCTGCTGCTGATCTGCGTCGAGTCCGGAATGTCGATCGAGGCCGCCATCATGAAAGTCAGCCAGGAAATCGGCACCACATCGGTCGACCTGGCAGAGGAACTGGCCCTGCTTTCGGCCGAGCTGAGCTTTCTGCCCGAACGGCGCATGGCCTATGAGGGGCTGGCCAAACGGACCAACCACCCGGGCGTGCGATCAGTCTCCACCGCCATGATCCAGGCCGAGCAATACGGCACTCCGCTGGGTATGGCCCTGCGCACCATGGCCAAGGAAAACCGGGACCTGCGGATGTCGGCGGCGGAGAAGAAGGCAGCCGCCCTGCCCGCCCAGCTGACCGTGCCGATGATCATCTTCTTCCTGCCGGTGCTGTTCGTCGTGATCCTGGGGCCTGCGATCATCAACATTCAGGACACGATGAAGGCCGGCGGCGAGGCCGCCTCCGCGACCGCAGAGGCTATCGATTAA
- a CDS encoding M17 family metallopeptidase produces MSSISLDPLVSLQASEAAGATPVRFVGPSGTIAPEARAWAERLGFKGKPGQVVVVPGADGAVDHVIVGAGKAFDPMGARALSARLPAGLYRLEGEPEDQKVAALAFLLGRYRFDRYRSRNDEEPVRLVAPDGFDAMEAGRIAAACALAREMVDTPAADMGPLQMETIAREIAEAHGASISVVTGDALLEENYPAIHAVGRAAAPHRAPRIIEIGWNLDHTDRPLIALVGKGVAFDSGGLDIKSAAGMRNMKKDMGGAAHVLALARLIMQAELEVRLVVLVAAVENAISADAFRPGDVLNSRKGLTIEIGNTDAEGRVILADALTRAGEHEPDLTLDFATLTGAARVALGPELPPLFTDEEALAADLLAAASAVRDPLWRMPLWAGYRAAIESDIADVRNDSAGWAQGGSITAALFLQKFAPTTGAWAHLDVFAWNNRNRPGHPEGGEAQGLRAAYAMLKARYAG; encoded by the coding sequence ATGTCCAGCATTTCCCTTGATCCCCTTGTGTCGCTGCAGGCATCCGAGGCCGCCGGCGCGACGCCTGTTCGCTTCGTCGGTCCGTCCGGGACGATCGCCCCGGAAGCGCGCGCCTGGGCAGAGCGACTGGGCTTCAAGGGCAAGCCGGGACAGGTCGTCGTCGTGCCCGGTGCCGATGGCGCGGTCGATCATGTGATCGTCGGCGCGGGCAAGGCCTTCGATCCCATGGGCGCCCGCGCCCTGTCGGCCAGGCTGCCGGCGGGTCTGTATCGGCTGGAGGGCGAGCCGGAGGACCAGAAGGTCGCGGCCCTGGCCTTCCTGCTCGGCCGCTACCGGTTCGATCGGTACAGGTCGCGCAATGACGAGGAACCGGTCCGGCTGGTCGCGCCCGATGGGTTCGATGCGATGGAGGCGGGCCGGATCGCCGCCGCCTGCGCCCTGGCGCGCGAGATGGTCGATACCCCTGCGGCCGACATGGGTCCGCTGCAGATGGAGACCATCGCCCGCGAGATCGCAGAGGCGCACGGGGCCTCGATCTCGGTCGTGACCGGCGATGCCCTGCTGGAGGAAAACTACCCCGCCATTCACGCGGTGGGCCGGGCCGCTGCGCCGCATCGCGCGCCCCGCATCATCGAGATCGGCTGGAATCTGGACCATACGGACCGCCCGCTGATCGCCTTGGTGGGCAAGGGGGTCGCCTTCGATTCGGGCGGGCTGGACATCAAGTCCGCCGCCGGGATGCGCAACATGAAGAAGGACATGGGCGGGGCGGCCCACGTCCTGGCCCTGGCCCGGCTGATCATGCAGGCGGAGCTGGAGGTGCGGCTGGTCGTGCTGGTCGCGGCGGTCGAAAACGCCATTTCCGCTGACGCCTTCCGGCCGGGCGACGTGCTGAACAGCCGCAAGGGTCTGACCATCGAGATCGGCAATACGGATGCGGAGGGGCGTGTGATCCTGGCCGACGCCCTGACGCGGGCCGGCGAGCATGAGCCGGACCTGACGCTGGATTTCGCCACCCTGACCGGGGCTGCGCGCGTGGCCCTGGGGCCGGAACTGCCGCCGCTCTTTACCGATGAAGAGGCCCTGGCCGCCGACCTGCTCGCGGCCGCCAGCGCTGTGCGCGACCCCCTCTGGCGGATGCCGCTGTGGGCGGGTTACCGCGCTGCCATCGAGTCCGACATCGCCGATGTGCGGAATGACTCGGCCGGCTGGGCCCAGGGCGGCTCGATTACCGCCGCCCTGTTCCTGCAGAAATTCGCCCCGACCACGGGTGCCTGGGCCCATCTGGACGTCTTCGCCTGGAACAACCGCAACCGCCCCGGCCACCCCGAGGGCGGCGAGGCGCAGGGGCTGCGCGCGGCCTATGCGATGCTGAAGGCGCGATACGCCGGGTGA
- a CDS encoding SRPBCC domain-containing protein — translation MNFKVEKRVGVRATSERIWDVIADFPGWNAWNPVETDVSGTLAFGGSIALSEAVPGLPPRQYTGRIGDWQPNGRLVWMERRGLLFNVLRYYEIEQLEPGSCILSNGFIFSGFRGEGFYEKHRRTLRAACETISEGLRVTAES, via the coding sequence ATGAACTTCAAGGTCGAAAAACGCGTCGGCGTCCGCGCCACGTCCGAGCGCATCTGGGACGTCATCGCCGATTTCCCGGGCTGGAACGCCTGGAACCCGGTCGAGACGGATGTATCCGGCACCCTGGCCTTTGGCGGCTCCATAGCCCTGAGCGAGGCCGTCCCCGGATTGCCGCCCCGCCAGTATACGGGGCGCATTGGCGACTGGCAGCCCAACGGCCGGCTGGTCTGGATGGAGCGGCGCGGCCTCCTGTTCAACGTGCTGCGCTACTACGAGATCGAGCAACTGGAGCCCGGCAGTTGCATCCTGTCCAACGGCTTCATCTTCTCCGGCTTCCGGGGTGAGGGCTTTTACGAGAAGCATCGCAGGACCTTGCGCGCCGCCTGCGAGACGATCAGCGAGGGCCTGAGGGTCACGGCCGAGTCCTGA